The genome window GCTCAATGGCAGCGACGCGCAGGCCGTGGCCAATCCGCTCGGCAACGTGCTGGCGGTGGCGGGGGCACAGACCGTGTGGTTCGCCGCCCGCTCCCTGCGCCGCGCACGACCGCCGTGGCGGCTGTCCGCCGTCGTGCTCCTGGTCACGGCGGTCGCTGGCGCCCTCGACCACCCAGCCACCAACATCTGGGCGGGCGGCCTCGTCTTCCTCGCGGGCATGACACTCTTCTTCGCACTGACCACCTACGAGGTGTGGACCGCATCGCGCGCGGGCGACGGCATGTCGGCGTACTCCCCCGTGACGGCGGCGCTCACGGTCACCTCGGCACTGGTCGCGATCTTCTACTGCGGCCGTGCGATCGCCTACGCCGTCGTCGGGCCGCACCACCACCTCTTCACCGACGTCTTCGGCACGACGCCGACGACGCTCCTCACGACGGTCCTGCTGGTCTCCGTCTCGCACGCCATGGGAGCGCTCAGTCAGGAGCAGCTCGTCCAGGACCTGCGCCATCGCGCCGAGCGCGACGGCCTGAGCGGACTGCTCAACCGTGAGGCCTTCGGACAGCTGGCCGACAAGACGGTCCGCGGCATCGCCCGGTCGGCGATCATCATCTGCGACCTCGACCACTTCAAGCAGGTCAACGATGCCCACGGCCACCG of Nocardioides sp. Kera G14 contains these proteins:
- a CDS encoding GGDEF domain-containing protein, which gives rise to MDIVTLRITFSLIALCMLVLFYVTTYRVTRAPFCAWWCISLVLFLGAGIAWLLNGSDAQAVANPLGNVLAVAGAQTVWFAARSLRRARPPWRLSAVVLLVTAVAGALDHPATNIWAGGLVFLAGMTLFFALTTYEVWTASRAGDGMSAYSPVTAALTVTSALVAIFYCGRAIAYAVVGPHHHLFTDVFGTTPTTLLTTVLLVSVSHAMGALSQEQLVQDLRHRAERDGLSGLLNREAFGQLADKTVRGIARSAIIICDLDHFKQVNDAHGHRVGDAVITAFSDAIRYAIRSTDLAARFGGEEFVILMPGASTAAATVLTQALSRHLSESEVLPAGQAVTSSYGIAAVEGGIPIGEALQRADEALYRAKSAGRDRAITWAP